One Halomonas sp. M4R1S46 genomic window carries:
- a CDS encoding sugar kinase: MTATATPPEILAFGEAMTLFVADAPGDLAEVEHFQRRIAGADTNVAIGLARLGFHVGWLSRVGDDAFGRYIRRTLEAEGLNCRHLARDPAHPTGLVFKERAEGGADPHVEYYRRGSAASRLAPDDAAAVDFASARHLHATGIPPAISASCRELSWHMLEHARRAGASISFDPNLRPGLWASEAEMCDTLNAMAGHADWVLPGLAEGRRLTGLETPHDIAGFYLDRGARAVIIKLGPEGSYYRGTLGGQEESLDVPGIAVREVVDTVGAGDGFAVGVVSALLDGRSPREALNRGNLIGALAVQVLGDMEGLPSRARLDELEASLPTPD, encoded by the coding sequence ATGACAGCTACCGCGACACCTCCCGAGATCCTCGCCTTCGGCGAGGCGATGACCCTGTTCGTCGCCGATGCCCCCGGCGACCTGGCCGAGGTCGAGCATTTCCAGCGCCGCATCGCCGGGGCCGACACCAACGTGGCCATCGGCCTGGCCCGCCTGGGCTTCCATGTCGGCTGGCTGAGCCGGGTCGGCGACGACGCCTTCGGCCGCTACATTCGCCGCACCCTGGAGGCCGAGGGCCTGAACTGTCGCCACCTGGCCCGTGACCCGGCCCACCCCACCGGCCTGGTCTTCAAGGAACGCGCCGAGGGCGGCGCGGATCCCCACGTCGAATACTACCGTCGCGGCAGCGCCGCCAGCCGGCTGGCGCCGGACGACGCCGCCGCCGTGGACTTCGCTTCGGCCCGCCACCTGCACGCCACCGGCATCCCGCCGGCGATCTCGGCGAGCTGCCGCGAGCTGTCCTGGCACATGCTCGAGCACGCCCGCCGCGCCGGGGCCAGCATCTCCTTCGACCCCAACCTGCGCCCCGGCCTGTGGGCCAGCGAGGCCGAGATGTGCGACACCCTCAACGCCATGGCCGGTCACGCCGACTGGGTGCTGCCGGGGCTGGCCGAGGGGCGCCGCCTGACCGGCCTGGAGACGCCCCACGACATCGCCGGCTTCTACCTCGACCGCGGCGCCCGGGCGGTGATCATCAAGCTGGGACCGGAGGGCAGCTACTATCGCGGCACCCTCGGCGGCCAGGAGGAAAGCCTCGACGTGCCCGGCATCGCGGTGCGCGAGGTCGTCGACACCGTGGGCGCCGGCGACGGCTTCGCGGTCGGGGTGGTCAGTGCGCTGCTCGACGGCCGCTCGCCGCGCGAGGCGCTCAACCGCGGCAACCTGATCGGCGCCCTGGCGGTGCAGGTGCTCGGCGACATGGAGGGCCTGCCCAGCCGTGCGCGCCTCGACGAGCTCGAGGCCAGCCTCCCCACCCCGGATTGA
- a CDS encoding TRAP transporter small permease, producing the protein MDASEQRVVEELDALSTVPRLAGFAGRMIGWLDTLFTTLATLALVGIAGTVLLQIAGRLVLPFSPAWTEELSRYLFIYMVALSAGVVIRQHRNVNVELFHHWLGPRARAAYQALVCLLMGAFALIVLPYAWQYAANGAWQTSPTLKVPMLYIFFSTVVLFALVVLYSAIGVVEGLLAMCRKPSQADTEAP; encoded by the coding sequence ATGGATGCCTCCGAGCAGCGGGTCGTCGAGGAACTCGACGCCCTGTCGACGGTTCCCCGCCTGGCGGGATTCGCCGGCCGCATGATCGGCTGGCTCGATACCCTGTTCACCACCCTCGCCACCCTGGCGCTGGTGGGCATCGCCGGCACCGTGCTGCTGCAGATCGCCGGTCGCCTGGTGCTGCCTTTCTCCCCGGCCTGGACCGAGGAGCTGTCGCGCTACCTGTTCATCTACATGGTCGCGCTCTCGGCGGGGGTGGTGATCCGCCAGCACCGCAATGTCAATGTGGAGCTCTTCCACCACTGGCTCGGGCCCCGCGCCCGGGCGGCCTACCAGGCCCTGGTGTGCCTGCTGATGGGCGCCTTCGCCCTGATCGTGCTGCCCTATGCCTGGCAGTACGCCGCCAACGGCGCCTGGCAGACCTCGCCGACGCTGAAGGTCCCCATGCTCTACATCTTCTTCTCCACCGTGGTGTTGTTCGCGCTGGTCGTGCTGTACAGCGCCATCGGTGTCGTCGAGGGCCTGCTGGCCATGTGCCGCAAGCCCTCCCAAGCCGATACGGAGGCCCCGTGA
- a CDS encoding TRAP transporter substrate-binding protein → MIKRLVTSAVLGAAILGSQAGLAADYTLKFGHLANEQHVWHQAAVKFKEVVEENSEGRIEVQVYPNEQLGAEMDVINSIQLGTADMTITGESLQNWAPKAAMMAVPYAFRDSAHLEQAVEGEIGDQIEAQITERANLVPLAWFERGPRHLTSNRPIASPDELDGIRLRVPNVPLFVDTWEALGARPTPMAFSEVFTALQQSTIEAQENPLSLIESASFYEVQDYVNLTGHVRSWIYVVIGRNKLEAMPEELQQVVRDAAQEMQAYEAELFAEDQERLRQSLQERGMEFVEVDTEAFIEKARPAVLEALDEEQRELFDAIQNL, encoded by the coding sequence ATGATCAAACGACTCGTGACCAGCGCCGTCCTGGGCGCCGCCATCCTCGGCAGCCAGGCCGGCCTGGCCGCCGACTACACCCTGAAGTTCGGCCATCTGGCCAACGAGCAGCACGTCTGGCATCAGGCCGCCGTCAAGTTCAAGGAAGTGGTCGAGGAGAACTCCGAGGGGCGGATCGAGGTGCAGGTCTACCCCAACGAGCAGCTCGGCGCCGAGATGGATGTCATCAACAGCATCCAGCTGGGCACCGCCGACATGACCATCACCGGGGAGAGCCTGCAGAACTGGGCGCCCAAGGCGGCCATGATGGCCGTGCCCTACGCCTTCCGCGATTCCGCGCACCTGGAGCAGGCCGTGGAGGGCGAGATCGGCGACCAGATCGAGGCCCAGATCACCGAGCGTGCCAACCTGGTGCCGCTGGCCTGGTTCGAGCGCGGCCCGCGTCACCTGACCAGCAACCGGCCCATCGCCTCGCCCGACGAGCTGGACGGCATTCGCCTGCGGGTGCCCAACGTGCCGCTGTTCGTCGATACCTGGGAGGCGCTGGGCGCGCGGCCCACCCCGATGGCCTTCAGCGAGGTGTTCACCGCGCTGCAGCAGAGCACCATCGAGGCCCAGGAGAACCCGCTGAGCCTGATCGAGAGCGCCAGCTTCTACGAGGTGCAGGATTACGTGAACCTCACCGGCCACGTGCGCAGCTGGATCTACGTGGTGATCGGCAGGAACAAGCTCGAGGCCATGCCCGAGGAGCTGCAGCAGGTGGTCCGCGATGCGGCCCAGGAGATGCAGGCCTACGAGGCCGAGCTGTTCGCCGAGGATCAGGAGCGCCTGCGCCAGAGCCTGCAGGAGCGCGGCATGGAGTTCGTCGAGGTCGATACCGAGGCCTTCATCGAGAAGGCGCGCCCGGCCGTGCTGGAGGCGCTCGACGAGGAACAGCGCGAGCTGTTCGACGCCATCCAGAACCTGTGA
- a CDS encoding Zn-dependent oxidoreductase yields the protein MKAFQVNAPQDYRLVDTEVPDAAPGEVLVRVAFAGICGSDMHIIHGDNAFVRFPRITGHEFAGLVEAVGEGVEDLAVGDRVCIDPVISCGHCYPCRIGRPNVCTALEVIGVHRNGGFEERVNVPAGNVHRLPENLGLDAAALVEPYTIAANVLGRMQPHPGDRLLILGAGVIGLTILQVARAQGIEDITVSDVIDTRLATARELGATRTLNGAQQDVEAEVAALTGGEGMPLIADAACVPALLPQMLRMASPAGRIGLLGFNPTPSDLVQLEVIKKELTLVGSRLNNRKFPEVIELMASGRLDPLALVSHRLPFDDMPGAIEMIDHHPERARKVLIQIGA from the coding sequence ATGAAAGCCTTTCAGGTAAACGCGCCCCAGGACTACCGCCTGGTCGACACCGAGGTTCCCGACGCCGCCCCCGGGGAGGTGCTGGTGAGGGTGGCCTTCGCCGGGATCTGCGGCTCGGACATGCACATCATCCATGGCGACAACGCCTTCGTGCGCTTCCCGCGGATCACCGGGCATGAGTTCGCCGGCCTGGTCGAGGCCGTGGGCGAGGGCGTCGAGGACCTCGCCGTCGGCGATCGGGTGTGCATCGACCCGGTGATCAGCTGCGGCCACTGCTATCCCTGCCGCATCGGTCGCCCCAACGTCTGCACCGCGCTGGAGGTGATCGGCGTGCACCGCAACGGTGGCTTCGAGGAGCGGGTCAACGTGCCGGCCGGCAACGTCCATCGCCTGCCCGAGAACCTGGGGCTGGACGCCGCGGCGCTGGTGGAGCCCTATACCATCGCCGCCAACGTGCTGGGACGCATGCAGCCCCATCCCGGTGATCGCCTGCTGATCCTCGGCGCCGGGGTGATCGGCCTGACCATCCTGCAGGTGGCCCGCGCCCAGGGCATCGAGGACATCACCGTCAGCGACGTCATCGACACCCGCCTGGCCACCGCCCGGGAGCTGGGCGCCACCCGCACCCTCAACGGGGCACAGCAGGACGTCGAGGCCGAGGTCGCGGCGCTGACTGGTGGCGAAGGCATGCCGTTGATCGCCGATGCCGCCTGTGTGCCGGCCCTGCTGCCGCAGATGCTGCGCATGGCCTCGCCGGCGGGGCGCATCGGCCTGCTCGGCTTCAATCCCACCCCCAGCGACCTGGTGCAGCTGGAGGTGATCAAGAAGGAGCTGACCCTGGTCGGCTCGCGGCTCAACAACCGCAAGTTTCCGGAGGTGATCGAGTTGATGGCGTCCGGGCGGCTCGACCCGCTGGCGCTGGTCAGCCATCGCCTGCCCTTCGATGACATGCCCGGTGCCATCGAGATGATCGATCACCATCCCGAAAGGGCCCGCAAGGTGCTGATCCAGATCGGTGCCTGA
- a CDS encoding TRAP transporter large permease, with translation MEVIALFAVFLVLLLVGVPIAFSLGIASLSYLLLAGIPLTIVPQRLYSGIDTFVLLCIPGFVLAGNLMNVGNITEHIVRFSNALVGHIRGGLGLANVGGSMIFGGISGTAVADAASIGSVMIPGMAKAGYDKPFSAAVTAASSTIGPIIPPSVPMIIAGSLTGVSVGRMFLAGAIPGILLGLAMMVTVYLLAIRRGYPKERRVPFLELLREGRTAFWALLMTGIILYGIIGGFFTPTEASIVASLYALVVGMYVYKGLSWRKLPAILSDTVLTSSALLLLVGLANLFGWILTSQQIPQMVAAGILAISENPLVVILILNLIMLFVGAFMETIAALIILFPALLGVATGVGMDPVHFAVMAVLNLMIGLTTPPVGVCLFVVAGIGNLQMMAVARAILPFLLCNLVVLLLVAYVPFISLWLPNLILGQ, from the coding sequence ATGGAAGTGATCGCGCTGTTTGCCGTCTTCCTGGTGCTGCTGCTGGTCGGGGTGCCGATCGCCTTCTCGCTGGGCATTGCCTCGCTGAGTTACCTGCTGCTGGCGGGGATCCCGCTGACCATCGTGCCCCAGCGCCTCTACTCGGGGATCGACACCTTCGTGCTGCTGTGTATCCCCGGCTTCGTGCTGGCCGGCAACCTGATGAACGTCGGCAACATCACCGAGCACATCGTGCGTTTCTCCAACGCCCTGGTCGGGCATATCCGCGGCGGGCTGGGCCTGGCCAACGTCGGCGGATCGATGATCTTCGGCGGCATTTCCGGCACCGCCGTGGCCGATGCCGCCAGCATCGGCTCGGTGATGATCCCCGGCATGGCCAAGGCCGGCTACGACAAGCCGTTCTCCGCCGCCGTCACCGCGGCGTCCTCGACCATCGGGCCGATTATCCCGCCCAGCGTGCCGATGATCATCGCCGGCTCGCTGACCGGGGTCTCGGTGGGACGCATGTTCCTGGCCGGCGCCATCCCCGGCATCCTGCTGGGCCTGGCGATGATGGTCACCGTCTATCTGCTGGCCATTCGCCGCGGCTATCCCAAGGAGCGTCGCGTGCCTTTCCTCGAGCTGCTGCGCGAGGGGCGCACCGCCTTCTGGGCGCTGCTGATGACCGGCATCATCCTCTACGGCATCATCGGCGGCTTCTTCACCCCCACCGAGGCCTCCATCGTCGCCAGCCTCTACGCGCTGGTGGTCGGCATGTACGTCTACAAGGGCCTCTCCTGGCGCAAGCTGCCGGCCATCCTCTCCGACACCGTGCTGACCTCCTCGGCGCTGCTGCTGCTGGTGGGCCTGGCCAACCTGTTCGGCTGGATCCTGACCAGCCAGCAGATCCCGCAGATGGTGGCCGCCGGCATCCTGGCGATCAGCGAGAACCCGCTGGTGGTGATCCTGATCCTCAACCTCATCATGCTGTTCGTCGGCGCCTTCATGGAGACCATCGCCGCGCTGATCATCCTCTTCCCGGCGCTGCTGGGCGTGGCCACCGGGGTGGGCATGGACCCGGTGCACTTCGCGGTCATGGCGGTGCTCAACCTGATGATCGGCCTGACCACCCCGCCGGTGGGGGTGTGCCTGTTCGTCGTCGCGGGCATCGGCAACCTGCAGATGATGGCCGTGGCCCGGGCCATCCTGCCGTTCCTGCTCTGCAACCTGGTGGTGCTGCTGCTGGTGGCCTATGTGCCGTTCATCTCGCTGTGGCTGCCCAACCTGATCCTGGGCCAGTGA
- the manD gene encoding D-mannonate dehydratase ManD: MKIERAYTIVTAPGRNFVTLKIVTDEGIYGIGDATLNGREQAVVAYLEEHVIPALIGRDPQRIEDIWHYLYRGAYWRRGPVTMSAIGAVDMALWDIKAKAAGMPLYQLLGGKSRERVMVYGHATGKDIEACLDEVARHVEEGYRAVRVQAGVPGIASIYGVAKKPGERYEPADAELPAEHVWNTAKYLNHAPRLFAAVRERFGDDLHVLHDVHHRLTPIEAARLGKEVEPFHLFWLEDCVPAENQESFRLIRQHTTTPLAVGEVFNSLYDAKALIENQWIDYIRATLTHAGGITHLRRLADLAGLYHVRTGFHGPTDLSPVCLGAAIHFDAWVPNFGIQEYMPHEAVTNEVFPHDYRFEDGHFLVGETPGHGVDIDEEAAAKYPYRRASLPVNRLEDGTLWHW; this comes from the coding sequence ATGAAGATCGAACGGGCCTATACCATCGTCACCGCGCCGGGGCGCAACTTCGTCACCCTCAAGATCGTCACCGACGAGGGCATCTACGGCATCGGCGATGCCACCCTCAATGGTCGCGAACAGGCGGTGGTCGCCTACCTCGAGGAACACGTGATTCCCGCCCTGATCGGCCGCGACCCGCAGCGCATCGAGGACATCTGGCACTACCTCTACCGCGGCGCCTACTGGCGGCGGGGGCCGGTGACCATGAGCGCCATCGGTGCCGTCGACATGGCGCTGTGGGACATCAAGGCCAAGGCCGCCGGCATGCCGTTGTACCAGTTGCTGGGCGGCAAGAGCCGCGAGCGCGTGATGGTCTATGGCCACGCCACCGGCAAGGACATCGAGGCCTGCCTCGACGAGGTCGCCCGGCATGTCGAGGAAGGCTACCGCGCGGTGCGGGTGCAGGCCGGGGTGCCGGGCATCGCCAGCATCTACGGCGTGGCCAAGAAGCCCGGCGAGCGCTACGAGCCCGCCGACGCCGAGCTGCCGGCCGAGCATGTCTGGAACACCGCCAAGTACCTCAACCACGCGCCCAGGCTGTTCGCCGCCGTGCGCGAGCGCTTCGGCGACGACCTGCACGTGCTGCACGACGTCCACCACCGGCTGACGCCCATCGAGGCGGCACGGCTGGGCAAGGAGGTCGAGCCCTTCCACCTGTTCTGGCTGGAGGACTGCGTGCCGGCAGAGAACCAGGAGAGCTTCCGGCTGATCCGCCAGCACACCACCACGCCGCTGGCGGTAGGCGAGGTCTTCAACAGCCTCTACGACGCCAAGGCGCTGATCGAGAACCAGTGGATCGACTACATCCGCGCCACCCTGACCCACGCCGGCGGCATCACTCACCTGCGGCGGCTGGCCGACCTGGCCGGGCTCTATCACGTGCGCACCGGCTTCCACGGCCCCACCGACCTGTCACCGGTGTGCCTCGGGGCGGCGATCCACTTCGATGCCTGGGTACCCAACTTCGGCATCCAGGAGTACATGCCCCACGAAGCCGTCACCAATGAGGTCTTTCCCCACGACTACCGCTTCGAGGACGGTCACTTCCTGGTCGGCGAGACGCCCGGACACGGCGTCGACATCGACGAGGAGGCGGCCGCCAAGTACCCCTATCGCCGTGCCAGCCTGCCGGTCAACCGGCTCGAGGACGGCACCCTGTGGCACTGGTAA
- a CDS encoding mannitol dehydrogenase family protein, with translation MQDVTRLSARPGSGRIGVVHLGLGAFHRAHQAVYLERYRQRSGDTAWGLSSANLRSSVGLVDALREAGHRYHVAEYADSAHVTVREIGVIEETLFTGKDPASGRWGRDREALLSRLASPETRIVTLTVTEKGYFLSPASGRLLEDDPLIAADIADPEAPCTAPGLLVEALARRRAAGLAPFTVLSCDNMPDNGKRTRAAVTELAARRDGELAAWVEREVAFPCSMVDRIVPAMTEADFTRLAELGVEDPNAVVGEAFSQWVVEDDFPRGRPDWEADGVEMVADVAPFETMKLRMLNGSHSLLAYLGALDGIETVADAVGRDALVALLRRYMLDEAAPTLAMPEGTGLTAYAEQLLERFANDSLRHRLQQIAMDGSQKLPQRWLHGAQARLAAGGEVPCTALGVAAWIRYTAGDDLAGRPHAVDDPLASRLAALHARHGDDVEALVPAFLAVEDVFPPALAAEPRFARAVVAATTTLTRQGLAGALAALERA, from the coding sequence ATGCAGGATGTCACACGGCTGTCGGCCCGCCCCGGCAGCGGCCGAATCGGCGTCGTCCACCTGGGCCTGGGGGCCTTCCACCGCGCCCATCAGGCGGTCTATCTCGAGCGCTATCGCCAGCGCAGCGGCGATACCGCCTGGGGCCTGAGCAGCGCCAACCTGCGTTCCAGCGTGGGTCTGGTGGACGCCCTTCGCGAGGCCGGCCACCGCTACCACGTGGCCGAGTACGCCGACAGCGCGCATGTCACCGTCCGCGAGATCGGCGTGATCGAGGAGACCCTCTTCACCGGGAAGGATCCCGCCAGTGGCCGCTGGGGGCGCGACCGCGAGGCGCTGCTCTCGCGCCTGGCCTCCCCCGAGACGCGCATCGTGACCCTGACGGTGACCGAGAAGGGCTATTTCCTGAGTCCGGCCAGCGGCCGCCTGCTCGAGGACGATCCCTTGATCGCCGCGGACATCGCCGACCCCGAGGCGCCGTGCACCGCGCCGGGGCTGCTGGTCGAGGCACTGGCGCGGCGCCGGGCGGCGGGGCTGGCGCCGTTCACGGTGCTCAGTTGCGACAACATGCCCGATAACGGCAAGCGCACCCGCGCCGCCGTGACCGAGCTGGCGGCCCGTCGCGACGGCGAGCTGGCGGCGTGGGTCGAGCGCGAGGTGGCCTTCCCGTGCAGCATGGTCGATCGCATCGTGCCGGCCATGACCGAGGCGGACTTCACCCGCCTCGCCGAGCTCGGCGTCGAGGACCCCAATGCCGTGGTCGGCGAGGCCTTCAGCCAGTGGGTGGTCGAGGACGACTTCCCCCGGGGGCGTCCCGACTGGGAGGCGGACGGCGTGGAGATGGTCGCCGACGTGGCGCCCTTCGAGACCATGAAGCTGCGGATGCTCAACGGCAGCCACTCGCTGCTCGCCTACCTGGGCGCCCTGGACGGCATCGAGACGGTGGCCGATGCCGTGGGCCGCGACGCCCTGGTGGCCCTGCTGCGCCGTTACATGCTCGACGAGGCCGCCCCCACCCTGGCCATGCCCGAGGGCACCGGTCTCACCGCCTACGCCGAGCAGCTGCTCGAGCGCTTCGCCAACGACAGCCTGCGCCATCGCCTGCAGCAGATCGCCATGGACGGCTCCCAGAAGCTGCCCCAGCGCTGGCTGCACGGCGCCCAGGCACGCCTGGCGGCCGGTGGCGAGGTGCCCTGCACCGCGCTCGGCGTGGCCGCCTGGATCCGCTATACGGCCGGCGACGATCTGGCCGGCCGGCCCCATGCGGTGGACGACCCCCTGGCCAGCCGGCTGGCGGCCCTGCACGCGCGCCACGGCGACGATGTCGAGGCCCTGGTGCCGGCCTTCCTGGCCGTGGAGGACGTCTTCCCGCCGGCGCTGGCGGCCGAGCCGCGCTTCGCCCGGGCGGTCGTCGCCGCCACCACCACCCTGACCCGACAGGGGCTCGCCGGGGCGCTGGCCGCCCTCGAACGGGCCTGA
- a CDS encoding GntR family transcriptional regulator — translation MNATLQTLWQDTRESDSVRQRLYQVLRQSIIRMVLAPGQALSEKELADTFSVSRQPVREAFIRLSEAGLVEVRPQRGTFVVKISQQAVLEARFVREAVEVAVAREAATRGLGKPVLADLRELIERQRRCIEPADHDRFFLLDEAFHRTLSLGIGQQTAWKVTEEVKAQLDRVRYLSIPSSTPIDKLIEQHVAIVDAIERRDVEAAAEAMRVHQCEILQSLPELVRRFPEMFQTPQTPSLAEEAEA, via the coding sequence ATGAACGCGACATTGCAAACGCTATGGCAGGACACCCGCGAGAGCGACTCGGTGCGCCAGCGGCTCTATCAGGTGCTGCGCCAGTCGATCATCCGCATGGTGCTGGCGCCGGGGCAGGCGCTGTCGGAAAAGGAGCTCGCCGACACCTTCTCGGTGAGCCGTCAGCCGGTCCGCGAGGCCTTCATTCGGCTGTCGGAGGCGGGGCTGGTCGAGGTGCGGCCGCAGCGCGGCACCTTCGTGGTCAAGATCTCGCAGCAGGCGGTGCTCGAGGCGCGCTTCGTGCGCGAGGCGGTGGAGGTGGCCGTGGCCCGCGAGGCTGCGACCCGCGGGCTGGGGAAGCCGGTGCTCGCCGATCTTCGTGAGCTGATCGAGCGCCAGCGTCGCTGCATCGAGCCGGCCGACCACGACCGCTTCTTCCTGCTCGACGAGGCCTTCCATCGCACCCTCTCACTGGGCATCGGCCAGCAGACCGCCTGGAAGGTGACCGAGGAGGTCAAGGCGCAGCTCGATCGCGTGCGCTACCTGAGCATCCCGTCGAGCACCCCCATCGACAAGCTGATCGAGCAGCACGTGGCCATCGTCGATGCCATTGAGCGGCGCGACGTCGAGGCGGCGGCGGAGGCCATGCGCGTCCACCAATGCGAGATCCTGCAGTCGCTGCCCGAGCTGGTGCGCCGCTTCCCCGAGATGTTCCAGACACCCCAGACACCATCGCTCGCCGAGGAGGCCGAGGCATGA
- the uxuA gene encoding mannonate dehydratase: MEHTWRWFGPADPIGLDEIRQTGATGIVTALHEIPNGEVWPLEAIAERQRMIEAAGLTWSVVESVPVHEAVKQGLAGRDAYIAAYQQTLRHLAACGIDVVCYNFMPVLDWTRTDLAWRLPDGGLALRFDQTAFAAFDLYLLARPGAEEEYSDAEKAEAQAYLDGLDDAGRERLVNTIIAGLPGAEEHYTLERFRGVLAEYAEIDAERLREHLGDFLAAVVPVAEEVGVRLAIHPDDPPRPMLGLPRVVSGPEDARWLLERVPSPANGLTLCTGSYGVSADLDLVAMAERFAPHIHFAHLRATRRESPDPRSFHEAHHLGGDLDMVGVVRALVAEERRREREGGPRLPLRPDHGHHILDDQHRDTAPGYPLYGRLKGLAELRGVELAVRSLTA; encoded by the coding sequence ATGGAACACACCTGGCGCTGGTTCGGCCCCGCCGACCCCATCGGCCTCGACGAGATCCGCCAGACCGGGGCCACCGGCATCGTCACCGCCCTGCACGAGATCCCCAATGGCGAGGTCTGGCCGCTCGAGGCCATCGCCGAGCGCCAGCGCATGATCGAGGCGGCCGGCCTCACCTGGTCGGTGGTGGAGAGCGTGCCGGTGCACGAGGCCGTCAAGCAGGGGCTGGCCGGCCGCGACGCCTATATCGCGGCCTACCAGCAGACGCTGCGCCACCTGGCGGCCTGTGGCATCGATGTGGTCTGCTACAACTTCATGCCGGTGCTCGACTGGACGCGCACCGACCTGGCCTGGCGCCTGCCGGACGGTGGCCTGGCGCTGCGCTTCGACCAGACCGCCTTCGCCGCCTTCGACCTCTACCTGCTGGCCCGCCCCGGCGCCGAAGAGGAGTACTCCGACGCCGAGAAGGCCGAGGCCCAGGCCTATCTCGACGGCCTCGACGACGCCGGTCGCGAGCGGCTGGTGAACACCATCATCGCCGGGCTGCCCGGCGCCGAGGAGCACTATACCCTCGAGCGGTTCCGCGGCGTGCTCGCGGAATATGCCGAGATCGATGCCGAGCGGCTGCGCGAGCACCTGGGAGACTTCCTCGCGGCGGTCGTCCCGGTGGCCGAGGAGGTGGGCGTGCGTCTGGCGATCCACCCCGACGACCCACCCCGCCCGATGCTCGGCCTGCCGCGGGTGGTATCCGGGCCCGAGGATGCCCGGTGGCTGCTCGAGCGCGTGCCGAGCCCGGCCAACGGCCTGACCCTGTGCACCGGCTCCTACGGGGTCAGCGCCGACCTCGACCTGGTGGCGATGGCCGAGCGCTTCGCTCCGCACATCCACTTCGCCCATCTGCGCGCCACCCGGCGGGAGTCGCCGGACCCGCGCTCCTTCCACGAGGCCCATCACCTGGGCGGCGACCTGGACATGGTCGGCGTGGTCCGGGCGCTGGTCGCCGAGGAGCGCCGCCGCGAGCGGGAGGGCGGCCCACGGCTGCCGCTGCGCCCCGACCATGGCCACCATATCCTCGACGACCAGCATCGCGACACCGCGCCGGGGTACCCGCTCTATGGCCGCCTCAAGGGGCTGGCCGAGCTGCGCGGCGTGGAGCTGGCGGTGCGCTCGCTGACCGCCTGA
- a CDS encoding HAD-IA family hydrolase produces MTFPLCLLFDSDGTLVDSEILLAQVMAETLPHFGLPFTARQYMEEFRGVRFLAIVQQLETRHGALDDVRFQAMEDAMRARMEDRMREELVAIDGMPAALEALAAYPRAVVSNGPERKIRCAMASTGLAPHFGERLFSAYTLGVWKPDPALYLKAAEAMGYAPERCVVIDDAAVGVAAGLAAGMRVVHLNRFPDEETTPEGAIAIGHPGELPAMIAELAAKVPQPV; encoded by the coding sequence ATGACATTCCCCCTCTGCCTGCTCTTCGACTCCGACGGCACCCTGGTCGACAGCGAGATCCTGCTCGCCCAGGTGATGGCGGAGACGCTGCCGCACTTCGGCCTGCCGTTCACCGCCCGCCAGTACATGGAGGAGTTCCGCGGCGTGCGCTTCCTGGCCATCGTCCAGCAGCTGGAGACACGGCACGGCGCCCTCGACGACGTCCGCTTCCAGGCAATGGAAGATGCCATGCGCGCGCGCATGGAGGACCGCATGCGCGAAGAGCTCGTGGCGATCGACGGCATGCCCGCGGCGCTCGAGGCGCTGGCCGCCTACCCCCGGGCGGTGGTCTCCAACGGCCCCGAGCGCAAGATCCGCTGCGCCATGGCCAGCACCGGCCTGGCCCCCCACTTCGGCGAGCGGCTGTTCAGCGCCTACACCCTGGGGGTGTGGAAGCCCGACCCGGCGCTCTACCTCAAGGCCGCCGAGGCGATGGGCTATGCGCCGGAGCGCTGCGTGGTGATCGACGACGCCGCGGTGGGCGTGGCCGCCGGGCTCGCCGCCGGTATGCGGGTGGTGCACCTCAATCGCTTCCCCGACGAGGAGACCACCCCCGAGGGCGCCATCGCCATCGGCCACCCCGGCGAGCTGCCGGCGATGATCGCCGAGCTGGCCGCCAAGGTGCCGCAGCCGGTCTGA